From Microcystis aeruginosa NIES-2549, a single genomic window includes:
- the sufB gene encoding Fe-S cluster assembly protein SufB, producing the protein MSATTVKNLVNQPYKYGFITDIESETIPRGLNEEIIRLISAKKKEPEFMLDFRLRAYHQWQKMTEPSWPHVSYPAIDYQNIIYYSAPKQKKAKLNSLEEVDPTLIETFEKLGIPLSEQKRLSNVAVDAIFDSVSIATTFKEKLAEQGVIFCSISEALQEHPELVQKYLGTVVPVGDNYFAALNSAVFSDGSFVFIPKGVACPMELSTYFRINNGETGQFERTLIVAEEGASVSYLEGCTAPMYDSNQLHAAVVELVALDNADIKYSTVQNWYAGDANGKGGIYNFVTKRGLCKGVNSKISWTQVETGSAITWKYPSCVLVGDNSVGEFYSIALTNNKQQADTGTKMIHIGRNTKSTIISKGISAGNSQNSYRGLVKMGPKAKGARNYSQCDSMLIGDNAEANTFPYIQVDNNSAKVEHEASTSKIGEDQLFYFAQRGISEEDAVSMLVSGFCKDVLSKLPMEFAAEADKLLSLKLEGTVG; encoded by the coding sequence ATGAGTGCAACCACCGTTAAAAACCTCGTTAACCAACCCTACAAGTACGGTTTCATCACCGATATCGAATCGGAAACCATCCCCCGCGGTTTGAATGAGGAGATTATTCGCCTAATTTCGGCGAAAAAGAAGGAACCGGAATTCATGCTCGATTTTCGTCTCCGGGCCTACCATCAATGGCAAAAGATGACCGAACCCAGTTGGCCGCACGTTTCCTATCCTGCCATTGATTATCAAAATATTATCTACTATTCTGCACCCAAACAGAAAAAAGCAAAACTCAACAGTCTTGAAGAAGTTGACCCCACTTTAATCGAAACCTTTGAAAAATTAGGCATTCCCCTTTCGGAACAAAAACGCCTTTCTAACGTGGCCGTCGATGCTATCTTTGACAGCGTTTCTATCGCCACAACTTTTAAAGAAAAACTAGCAGAACAGGGGGTTATTTTCTGTTCTATTTCGGAAGCTTTACAGGAACATCCTGAATTAGTACAAAAATATCTCGGTACTGTAGTCCCCGTGGGTGATAATTATTTTGCCGCTCTTAATTCGGCCGTTTTTAGCGATGGTTCCTTTGTTTTTATCCCCAAAGGTGTCGCCTGTCCGATGGAATTGTCCACCTATTTTCGGATTAATAACGGTGAGACGGGACAATTTGAAAGAACTTTAATTGTCGCTGAAGAAGGGGCATCGGTAAGTTATTTAGAGGGTTGCACCGCTCCGATGTACGATAGTAATCAACTTCATGCCGCCGTTGTGGAATTAGTCGCCCTCGATAATGCGGATATTAAATATTCGACGGTACAAAATTGGTATGCTGGCGATGCCAATGGGAAGGGAGGTATTTACAATTTCGTCACTAAACGGGGTCTGTGTAAAGGAGTTAATTCTAAGATTTCTTGGACGCAGGTGGAAACCGGTTCAGCAATTACTTGGAAGTATCCCAGTTGTGTCTTAGTCGGCGATAATTCCGTTGGGGAATTCTACTCAATTGCCCTAACTAATAATAAACAACAGGCCGATACAGGTACGAAAATGATTCACATCGGCCGCAACACCAAGAGTACGATTATTTCTAAGGGAATTTCGGCGGGTAACTCCCAAAATAGCTATCGCGGGTTAGTGAAAATGGGACCGAAAGCCAAGGGAGCAAGAAATTACTCCCAGTGTGATTCTATGCTGATTGGAGATAATGCCGAAGCTAACACTTTTCCCTATATTCAGGTGGATAACAACAGTGCTAAAGTAGAACACGAAGCTTCTACCTCTAAAATCGGTGAAGACCAATTATTCTACTTCGCACAACGGGGTATTTCCGAGGAAGATGCTGTCTCTATGTTAGTCAGTGGTTTCTGTAAGGATGTCCTCAGTAAATTACCGATGGAATTCGCCGCCGAAGCCGATAAACTCCTCAGTCTCAAGCTAGAAGGAACCGTCGGATAA
- the sufR gene encoding iron-sulfur cluster biosynthesis transcriptional regulator SufR: MTTTQPASTKDDILQYLLKNGQSTAQDLAEELSISPQATRRHLKDLEEEGLIEYFAVQNKIGRPQHIYRLSRQGRGRFPHNYDNFAVSFLNTLVETVGEQQVGEILKKQWQRKAAEYQLRLGKGSLGERMRKLLEIRQEEGYMAELVALEAENSYVLAEHHCAIAEVAGSYPSICGHELEMFAMLLPDCTIERTHWINQGEQRCGYLIKCKG, encoded by the coding sequence ATGACCACGACTCAACCCGCCTCGACGAAAGACGATATTCTGCAATATTTGCTCAAAAACGGTCAATCTACTGCCCAAGACTTGGCTGAGGAGTTAAGTATTAGTCCGCAAGCGACGCGCCGCCATCTTAAGGATTTGGAGGAGGAAGGACTGATAGAATATTTTGCCGTACAAAATAAGATAGGACGGCCCCAGCACATTTATCGCCTCAGTCGTCAAGGTCGTGGCCGTTTTCCCCATAATTACGATAATTTCGCCGTTTCTTTCCTCAATACTCTCGTGGAGACGGTGGGAGAGCAACAGGTGGGGGAAATTCTCAAAAAACAGTGGCAACGCAAAGCGGCAGAATATCAATTGCGCCTCGGCAAGGGGTCTTTAGGGGAAAGAATGAGAAAATTGCTGGAAATTCGCCAAGAGGAGGGTTATATGGCAGAATTAGTGGCACTGGAAGCAGAAAATAGTTATGTCCTAGCCGAGCATCATTGCGCTATTGCTGAGGTGGCTGGTTCCTATCCCAGTATCTGTGGCCATGAATTAGAAATGTTTGCCATGCTGCTTCCCGATTGTACGATCGAACGGACTCACTGGATCAACCAAGGTGAGCAACGATGTGGTTATCTAATTAAGTGCAAGGGTTGA
- a CDS encoding type II CAAX endopeptidase family protein, with the protein MFDNFSKKLPWQSLKQAITFVLTIIALTPVVTALISSVNQPQIQSNIQLYQTNLNLQATTLSSDADPNSEEFANLKLIQTSLIGQDPYSTAEEQYLSAQKSAKKTITELKKSAVNPEQKKSLERDINSLKDLELKLSLIQASQGDLDAARQIWQDIKEKSEFENYKPAVLQNALLLEGLYSEPPEIAADAEARIERNFKGWFRYTILEKLYSLENRQEDLLALEEEQSEVVANALIKLILLAFLPLIGGLIGVVLLVFLLVQWLLRQQRALLFLDDSLAWQTKWGGETLWWGIIIGFFFVGQIVLPVIFGILSSFLSLNPEKFSLEAKAIYVVVSYLALTVSSLSVLYLAIKPFRPLPPDWFRFNLFSPWFLWGLAGYFVALPLVIIVSLLNQLIWQGQGGSNPLLTLALESQNTFALLCFAFTASLAAPFFEEIVFRGFLLASLTRYLPVWGAIALSSLIFALAHQNLSEVLPLTVLGCVLGFVYTRSKNLLSSMLVHSLWNGGTLLSLFLLGSGAG; encoded by the coding sequence ATGTTCGATAATTTCTCAAAAAAACTCCCCTGGCAAAGTCTCAAACAAGCGATCACTTTTGTCTTAACAATTATTGCTTTAACTCCAGTGGTTACAGCTTTGATTTCTAGCGTTAATCAACCCCAAATCCAATCGAATATTCAACTGTATCAAACCAATCTCAACCTACAAGCTACGACTCTCAGCAGCGATGCTGACCCTAATAGCGAAGAATTTGCTAATCTTAAATTAATTCAAACTTCCCTGATCGGTCAAGACCCATACAGCACCGCCGAGGAACAGTATTTATCAGCCCAGAAAAGTGCCAAAAAAACAATCACCGAACTAAAAAAATCAGCAGTTAATCCCGAACAAAAAAAATCCCTTGAGCGCGACATCAACTCCCTCAAGGATTTAGAGCTAAAATTAAGTCTCATTCAAGCTAGTCAAGGTGACTTGGATGCGGCAAGGCAAATCTGGCAAGACATCAAGGAAAAATCAGAATTTGAGAACTATAAACCTGCTGTTTTACAAAATGCGCTGCTGTTAGAGGGATTGTACAGTGAACCCCCCGAAATTGCTGCCGATGCTGAAGCGAGAATCGAGCGCAATTTTAAAGGATGGTTTCGTTATACCATTCTGGAAAAATTATATAGTCTCGAAAATCGTCAAGAGGATTTACTCGCTTTAGAGGAAGAACAGAGTGAAGTGGTGGCTAATGCCTTAATTAAACTAATTTTATTGGCTTTCTTGCCTCTTATCGGCGGTTTAATCGGTGTTGTGCTGTTGGTCTTTTTATTAGTGCAGTGGCTGCTCCGCCAACAGCGAGCGCTGCTCTTTTTAGATGATAGTCTCGCTTGGCAAACTAAGTGGGGAGGAGAAACCCTCTGGTGGGGAATAATTATCGGTTTCTTTTTCGTCGGACAAATTGTTTTACCGGTAATTTTCGGGATTTTATCGAGTTTCTTGAGTCTCAATCCCGAAAAATTCAGTCTAGAAGCTAAAGCAATATACGTTGTAGTTAGTTATTTAGCCTTAACAGTGAGCAGTTTATCGGTTTTATACCTAGCTATTAAGCCTTTTCGCCCTTTACCTCCCGATTGGTTTCGTTTTAACCTCTTTAGTCCTTGGTTTCTCTGGGGATTAGCTGGCTATTTTGTCGCTTTACCCCTGGTTATTATCGTTTCTTTGCTCAATCAACTAATTTGGCAAGGACAGGGGGGTAGTAACCCGCTGCTGACTTTAGCCCTAGAATCCCAGAATACCTTCGCTTTGCTCTGTTTTGCCTTTACTGCTTCCCTTGCCGCTCCTTTTTTCGAGGAAATTGTCTTTCGCGGCTTTTTACTAGCTTCTTTGACTCGTTATCTACCCGTCTGGGGTGCGATTGCGCTTAGTAGTTTGATTTTCGCCCTTGCTCACCAAAATTTGTCAGAAGTGCTGCCTTTAACCGTCCTAGGTTGTGTTCTTGGCTTTGTTTACACCCGCTCGAAAAATTTATTATCCTCGATGTTGGTTCATAGTCTCTGGAATGGTGGCACCCTGTTAAGTTTATTTTTATTGGGCAGCGGTGCGGGTTAG
- a CDS encoding glycosyltransferase family 4 protein gives MRILLYSYNYYPEPIGIAPLMTELAEGLVKRGHQVRVLTAFPWYPNSEIDPEYRGKIYLEEERNGVKIQRSYVWIRPQRSLKNRILFELSFVFLSFFQALKGEKPDLIFLTVPGLPVCVPAALLSKLYGVPIILNLQDILPDAAVHVGLLTNQKMIKVFSSLEKFAYKTASKISVIADGFTKNLLTKNVPSEKIIEIPNWVDVSFIKPLPKNHNYFRQENHLEGKFIVLYSGNIALTQPLETLIDAAVQLVNIPEIKVVIVGKKEALERLEKYRQQQGASNVLLLPFQPREKLPEMLAAADVGMVMQKHNVISFNMPSKIQVLLASGRAIIASVPADGTAARAIERSGGGLVVNPEDPEALATAILKLYKNPDLATILGEKGRQYAEENYAFEKTLDQYEKLFSQVVS, from the coding sequence ATGCGAATTCTGCTCTATTCTTATAATTATTATCCTGAACCGATCGGCATTGCTCCCCTAATGACAGAATTGGCGGAGGGATTGGTTAAAAGAGGTCATCAAGTTAGGGTTTTGACGGCTTTTCCTTGGTATCCTAATAGTGAAATCGATCCCGAATACCGAGGAAAAATCTATCTAGAAGAAGAACGAAATGGTGTTAAAATTCAACGTTCCTACGTTTGGATCCGCCCCCAAAGAAGTCTAAAAAATCGTATTTTATTTGAGTTGAGCTTTGTTTTTTTGAGTTTCTTTCAGGCTCTTAAAGGTGAAAAACCCGATCTAATTTTCTTAACTGTCCCCGGATTACCCGTTTGCGTTCCCGCCGCTTTATTGAGTAAATTATATGGGGTGCCGATTATTCTAAATTTACAGGATATTCTGCCCGATGCGGCAGTTCATGTGGGATTATTAACTAACCAGAAAATGATTAAGGTTTTTAGTAGTCTTGAAAAATTTGCCTACAAAACTGCCAGCAAAATCTCAGTTATTGCCGATGGTTTTACCAAAAATCTCCTAACTAAAAATGTGCCGAGTGAGAAAATTATTGAGATTCCCAATTGGGTGGATGTCAGCTTTATTAAACCTCTGCCGAAAAACCATAATTATTTCCGCCAAGAAAATCATCTTGAGGGCAAGTTTATTGTTTTATATTCTGGGAATATTGCCCTAACCCAACCCTTAGAAACCCTGATCGATGCTGCGGTTCAATTAGTTAATATTCCTGAGATTAAAGTGGTAATTGTTGGCAAAAAAGAGGCCCTTGAGCGCCTAGAAAAGTATCGCCAACAACAGGGGGCCAGTAATGTGCTTTTATTACCCTTTCAACCCCGGGAAAAATTACCAGAAATGTTAGCCGCTGCTGATGTGGGTATGGTGATGCAAAAACATAACGTTATTTCCTTTAATATGCCGTCCAAAATTCAGGTATTATTAGCTAGTGGCCGTGCTATTATTGCTTCTGTTCCCGCCGATGGAACCGCCGCTAGGGCGATCGAGCGCAGTGGTGGTGGTTTGGTGGTTAATCCCGAAGATCCAGAGGCATTAGCTACAGCTATTTTAAAGCTATACAAAAACCCAGATTTAGCAACTATACTAGGAGAAAAGGGACGACAATACGCGGAGGAAAATTATGCCTTTGAAAAGACTTTAGATCAATACGAAAAGCTTTTTTCTCAAGTAGTTAGTTAA